Part of the Phragmites australis chromosome 23, lpPhrAust1.1, whole genome shotgun sequence genome is shown below.
gtattcttcttcatccCTCTTTTTTACATAAGATATCTCCTTTATATTCTAGGGGAGAGAAGTCTTACAAGTGGACCCAACAAGAAGATCCATACCTATCCTAGAGAAACGATATAAGTAATCATTACAAGTCTACATTCGCTGTGCCTGCCCTAGGTCCCTGCGGTGGCCGTCCCGTTTATCGGTCGCACCCCCGTTTGTCGCGTCCAAAGTGCCCAACCTGCCCTATCCTATCGTAGGCTTCCCACGCGAGCCTGTTGCGCCCCGTGTCACGTCTGCGGGCCCGTCCCACAACAATTAATATCTGCGGGACAGGATAAGGTAATTCTGTGCCGACTATACCGCCTCAGCCGGAGTGGACTACCTGGGGAAGGAAATGATGTGAGTAGATGCATTAAATAAGGTTTGACTGGCTTAGACGAGTACCTGCCCCGTGACCAGAAAGGACTGGTCGTGGTCGCGTTGGCGTCGATTGGTCGCGCAGGGGTCATGGGTCAAAGAACGAAAGTGGGTACTGCCCAAAGTTGACCGTTGCGGGCCATCTCGGTGGGGGACccttatattctttacatcgataaaaaataatatgtaaaatctgatatttgCAGAAATAGATATCTATCGGCACTCTACGTATCCATATGCTACGTGGTGGTGAGTTCGTGGGCCAGTCGACACTCCGTGTACCGATAGATACCTTGTCCCGCAGATGATGTTCaaagaaaaaatttataattttttcatatgatcttggatgaagatgatctttatatgaaaattatgtcAATAGACAAGAGATACAAATTTGTCATTTAATACTTTTACATTTGAATCAGTTTAGATACCTAAAAAGTAGTTgtaaattttagatatgaaaaatCTTTTGGGAATCTAAACAgattcaaatgaaaaatattcaactgtaaagttgtagatatcatcgataagtataattttaatataaagataATCTCTATCcaaaatcatataaaaaatatgaatttttctttaaatattatCTGCGGGATATAGGAGTGTCCATAATCTCTAGACCCACTGCTACTTAGTATGTCAGCACAGGAAGTGCCGATAGGTCCTTAGTCGGCACTCCGTGTGCCAATAGGTATGAAGGTAACTATTTCTATAAATatcaaatttagctattatttttacaattttctaataatataatattatttaataaaaaGCTCCTTCAAAACCATGCAGCATAACTTAGAAGCACATATAGACAATATAATGGCTAAAAAAACTGCTACCTCGTCGTTTCGGACATAAATCCGGTCAACCTTTTGGAAATTTAACTATCGGTATCTCCGggaatatttagattagaaacaTGGTCATTACACTTTGCAcctgtagatttatcttaaaaaatattttttactgtataattgattaattgtagtagttttataaatatattgtaGTCGAAATTAGTAGCTAAACTTATGTTTTTGTGACCGGAGGGAGCGCTAGTCAATCAGTGTCTCGGCAACTGAAACATTGTTACTGTTGATCTCTTCTACAGAAATCTGTATTTTCAAACGAAGAATCCTGAACAACCAGGCGAATTGTTTCGATCAGATCATCTCATACATTGATGCTCAACTgttcatgagagagagagagagagagagagagagagagatgatgcAACTCCACTGCGATTAGATGGGGGTAGGTAGAATTTAAGGTGCGCACCGGCCTTGCTTGATTACCTCTCCCAACGTACTGCACGTAGCCCATTTATGCCAGGACAGGTGGACGGCGGATGAGCGGTTGCATGCGCCCGCGGCCGTCGGACTGGAGACCAACGGTCGTGATCATTCCCAGCTGGATTCTTAACTGCACTCTATGGGACAGCCAGGCCTTCGTGGGGACGAACGGTCACAGCGGCCTTCCTTAAAATTTCGCCcaatttttggagaatttttgtgaattttggtggaaaacaaaatatgtaattctgaaaaaaaaatcgctaGGACCCACAGAGCAAAGAAcgaaaaataaccaaaatttcaacaaaatttgaaatttcgATCATTTCATCagtgaataaaaaaattataaaacaaaattgaaattccTCGGAAGAGACAGCCCGTTTTGCAGTGAGTGGGGCCTTCGAATTTTGACTATCCATGCCTCCATGATTCATGTAGTAAGATTGCATCGGCATGGTATTCGAATTGTTACTTAGACTCAGGAAGATGTTACAGTAGAAATTGGCATATAGTGTCTTAGTACCATATCGACGCCTATAATAATACTCTACTGTGTCAAAATTCAGAACGACACTCATGCGACTAAGATGATAGTACATCAGGAGTCATACGCCCATGTGTGTAACAACAATGTACAAGATCACATCAAAGACTAGCCTAATATCGGAAGCCACAGGTGTGGACGTCCACCTGAGTTCGGCTTTTTGGGTGTCACATACCCCGATTTAGTCTTCAATATAGACCCCGGATAAGAGACCCGGTTTTTAAAAAACCCAGAATGTAGCATACCAGACACTTGGCAACCTTTTAGTTCGAAACCAAATCAAACTGAATTGAATTCATTCTTTGATCTACTCAAAGCGAGTAAGTGACCTTGGACGACCCTAGCTCCATCTCTCTCCTATATAAAGCACGCACGTCGTGCTCTCCTCTCCAGCACCATCCCAGCACGCAGTTAATACTCGCCTCCAACCAACCCCTTCCCCTCCACACACGCACATCAGCTCTTCTCCGGCGAGCCTTAGCTTCCGGCGACGATGAAGCTGACGATCCCCGAGGACGTGCGCGCCAAGGCGGAGGTGTACGTGGGCGACGCGGCGGGGCAGGAGAAGACGCAGCTCCTGCTGGAGGAGACGGGCCTTCCCAGCGGCCTGCTCCCGCTCAAGGACATCATCGAGTGCGGCTACGTGGAGGAGACGGGGTTCGTGTGGCTCAAGCAGCGCCGCAAGGTGGACCACTACTTCGCCAAGGCGGGGCGGCACGTCAGCTACGGCGCCGAGGTCTCGGCCTTCGCCGAGAAGGGCCGGCTCAAGAAGATCACCGGGGTCAAGGCCAAGGAGATGCTCATCTGGGTGACGCTCCACGAGATCTGCGTCGACGACCCGCCCACCGGCAAGCTGACGTGCAAGGCTATTGGGGGCCTGTCCAGGAGCTTCCCCGTTGAGGCCTTCGAGGCCgacggcccgccgccgcccgccaagCCTGCCGACGCAGTCGCCAACGGCAACAGCAGCGCTGTCGCTGCTGAGGAGCTGACCAAGAAACAGACtgccgaagaggagaaggaggaggagaccaAGAAAGAGACGGCCGAAGAGGAGGAGACCAAGAAAGAGACCGCCGAGGAAGATAACaacaagaaggagaaggaggacacCGCTGCCATTGCCGCCATTAATGAGATCGACGGGAAGCTGAAGGAGATGAGCACGGAGGTGGTGCACGCCGAGGCTGTGGCCGCCGAGAACTGATCCACCCATCCAttgccatggccatggccattCACTGTCTACCACAGTCACATCAGAGGAAAAGAAAGCCAAGATCAGTGACGACGACGATCAAGATGAGCTTGATACTTTGATCAACTATTACTTATGTTCAGAATAATATTGCATGCAAGTACTTTTAAGCTTTACGCTGCTACAGAATACTGCCATTTCTTAATCATTGCGAGCAGTTTTGTAATACTAATCCGCATTGATACATAATCTGGATCCGAAATTTTCATTCAATAAGATTTTAGCTCTCTCGCATCCGATCAGCTCGGTCGTCAGATCTCTCTACCTTACCTCTTCGCGCTTACCTTATGTCTTCACCTgctcccgctcccatgtcgtcGCCGCCGTCACCTACTCCCGCTCCCCTACCTTATATCTTCGCGCTCGCCTCGGCCGTCGCCGCCCTCACCTGCTCCTACTCCCCTACCGCTGCATCGGCGTCGTCGCCAAAGCCCTACCGCCTGGAGCACGTGACGGCCGAGGCCGCGGCCGTGGCGCTTGAGTCCTTCCGCCTCTTCGACGGCATCGAGTTTGAGTCTGCGGAGCCCGCCCCTCTCCCTGCCGAGGTCGCCACGCTCTACAGCGCCGTCTTCCAGCAGTTCGACGCCGACCACAGCGGCGCCATCGACCGCGCCGAGTTCTGCTTGCAGGCAAGGCTGTGCTCGATTCGGCTGCGAGCGAGGCTCCGGGCGAGCAGCGGGGGCGGGGATGGCCCAGCGGGGGGCCGGGGCGGTCGAGAAGACGACTGCTTCGGGACGGCCGTGTTTGTACTTACGCTGTGGCGGTGGCCTTTGAGCCGCCGTGTTTTCTTGTTGCGTTGGTGTTCGTCATCATCGGCTGTTGTGCCGGCGGCGTAGCTCAGCGGGGTGGTAGCCGAGATCTGGCAGCGATAGATACCAATTTTCATTGTCAAGTAAGAATTAAAAATAGTAGTGATAGTGTTTTGGAACTTACAATGATATCTTTTTTAGTGTTATTGATTTTTATTGTTACATTAAGTTTATATAACTGCATAAGAATTTATTCTCGATCTTTGCATAGCTAGTGCGTACACAGTCCAAAGTACATCAAAACTAAACCCCTGCAAAACATTAtctgaaaaagagaaaaaagaaacaaataaattatgatGGTGGATTAGTGATCCTAAGTCCAGAGGCCTGTCCATGCCGGTTAAAGAAATTATTGTGATGACTTTAAGATCCAGAAGCTAGAAATCTATCCATACCGGTTAAAAATCTCTCTAACCTCTTGCTCCAATCGCGCGTGCACGATGCTGGTACCATCTCTCTCTTTTGTTAAAAACTACGAATCAAATCAATCTGTGCCATCTGATCAGAGTGTGTTCTTACGTTTTTCTACTGATATTTATGGAGACTAATTACTGCCGTGAGCTACAAACGCTCCTACTGCATTCTTGAATCGGCGTAACTGGAGCGGCAAATGAGAAATTAAATTGGAGCTGGAGCAGTCGCTGTGCTCAGCTTTGCATGTTTGGATGCGCATTGAATCGGTTGGATTCGTTGCTGGATCGCCATCGCCATGGCGGATAGGTTCTTAAATAGATGCTGTACCATTTGCCGCCATTGCTCACTACGCGAGCTCAGATCGGTCGCTGCTGTATTTGAAAGCAACCCTGTTGAAGTAGTTCACACTATTCTACCGGGAATTAAAATTTTACTGaaatattagaaatttcagagggaaacaaaatatctaattttagaatcTTCTTTATTGACCTGTGGGACTTAAAAATCAGAGAAcgaaaaattcatgaaattttgatgaaatttcatgaatttctaTCTTTTCacggtgaaaaaaaatataaaacgaaattgaaaaaTCCATGCTCGTATTACAATTTTGGgtcgttttgaaaaaaaatataaaactataaTTAGCTTATGATTTGAGGTAGCAGGTAGAATGACTTTGCTGCAGTTCAAATATTCACATAATGGTATCGATTTTGGAATGGgataaaaaggaagagaaaaataataataatttgcaATGGAAGTTCTGACATCACTTGCAGAGTTGTTCAGAAGTCGAGCTAGATGACTAAAAGCAATTTAGGTAGTATAGATTGAAAGGACTGCGTACATGTGATGCGAGCAACAGTTGTTGCCGATCTTACACAGGTTGCTTTCTATTTTGATTTGGTAGAGAGTGGACACTGATTTCTGGCCAGCAACTCAGCACGGCCATCTACATCTAATGGAGATTTGCAGCAAATTTCCTTATAATTCCTATGAAACCTTCTGAAACGTATCGACAAAAAGAAAGCTATGGCTCCGTAACCCCGATCAACGACTAATAAGCTATGGCTCTGTTTAGCGCAAAAACTGCTTCAATTACCACAAAGAAGAAAGCTAAAGTGATGCCAAACAGCAGGATTCGGCAACAACTTATGACCAAGCGGACAATAGTATTAAAAGCGGAAACCGTCTCGcacataatttttgtaataatattattttactagaaaattataaaataatagttaaattcataaaattacaaaaatagtgAACTGTCGGTACACGAAGTGCCGACTACGGACCTGTCGGGACTCCGCGTGCCGACATCCTACTTGGCAATAGGCCCAGGGTCCTATCGACATTTTGCGTGTCGACAAGCCCCCGATTGGACACCGATAAAACAATCGGTCATGGGAGAGCCAACAAGCCTACCAGTACATGGAATACCGATAGGTCTATCAACAAACAGAGTGCCGACATGTGGTATTTcaataactttttcatttttttagtaatattattttgaaatttggaaataGTCATTTAATGAGGCAAAACCAAAGCAAAAGTCAGTATATATATGTCAACACTAAACAATACCTATTGTAATATTGAAATATTAAAGTGCGGAAATCACCATAGACCATACACCGACTCTAACAGCGATAGTGACATGTTCGGTACATTTTTCACTTCATTATAGACATGTACCGATGAGAAACATAACATGCCACAGGGAATTTAAATAAACCACATACAAAAAGTAACTATGACTTTAGCATACACAGTACAATTATGAAAGTAACACAGACATATACTAATTCTAAATCTAACATGTCTTAATAAATTAAAACTAGTCAATTACTACTGACACTCTACTGAGTGCAGCATGTGTACTTACCCTTTCTCGCTGCCACAGGTCCAGCTTCACGATTCCGATGTGCATTCTAGCGCTTCTGCTCCCTATCAGCCTCACGCACATCAGCTTTGAGGCAGTTTTGgtcctttctcctcttctgctCTTCCTGTTGTAGGCGTTTGCGGGTCGCCTCTCTCCTCTCGTCGGCTTTCATTTCATGGAATCGTCTCCATGCCACCCGGTGTTGGGTGTGCAGGAGGAACACATCTTCTTCACTTTGCTCAGTATCGATCCACTGTATGAACTCGCATAGTGGTGGCGGAGACTagcaaagaaggaaaaatttgtaagtggtaaataataaatagtTGTGTTTTAGTTTTGCAATATATGAGTACCTAGTTACGGTGGCCACCATGGATGTTGTTCTCCAGTGGGTTGTACTCATAGTTGGTGCACATGAAAAACTTCATGATGTAGGTGTTCGAGAAGTCGTTGGACCTCCGAACCCTACTCAGGTCTCCACACTAGCACATCGGAACTTTGACCCCAGCAGGCAAAAGATCCGACATTGACTTCTTCAAGCGAGGATCAGAGGCCATTTTGGTAAGAGGAGAAAGCTTTGGTTTGTTGGGACAAGTTGCCTCATAGGCTactatttatatagaaaactaGTGCTGGTTCATAGACTGAGTCCATGGAGATTTTGTTTGAAAACCTGAGTCTGAAAAGGATAATTATGAAAAGTCTACTTCTGAAAAACTATATGTCTAAAAAGCATatatctgaaaaggctacatctAAAAATACTATGTCTGAAAAAGCTACGTCTGAAAATGCCTCTTCTGAAAAGGCTAGTTCTGAAAAGCCATCAACTTTTGAAAAGTCTATCTCTGAAAAGGCTATATCTTAAATCATTGGATTAGGGTTAAACGTTATGATTAGCGTCGTACGTAAGGATTAACAGTAATGttaacataattaattcacgATAGTGCATCTATAAAAGGGTTCGCATAGTTCGAACCGTAGGCATAACGAAACAATGGATGCTagaagtgggagagggagaactagATGGTCTACTGACGCATGGAGGGCACCGGTGATATGGCCAAGTTCCTTTGGTCCTAGTGCGTATGAGGAGCCACTCGAGAGCTTCCCTTTGTAGGGGAAGAGTGAGCTTCGGCCATCCCATCATCTGAGGGCTTACGACCACCTGAAAGAGAAGTGACTGAAGTGCTCCCTTGGATACGACTGTGTTGTGTAGATGTATGATGGTAGCATTAATGGTGGTTATCGATTCTTCCGATGTCCTCTTGGGAGGGTGAGATTGCCAACAAGTTTAGTATCGTATTGTAGGATATTTTAATCTTTAATTTCTAGGTATTTGCAGGAGTTAGAAGACGACGAGAGCTACCACTACATGAGATTGGTTGATCCTCCTGCTGAACAGAACATCCAAGAGTACATTCATCACTTGCAAGACCGTATCTTCGACCTGcagcatgaggttgatggtatTCCAATCCCTCTAGAGGAGGATGAGCTAATCATCCATATCGACgattgtcggtgatatgggatccggggggttcccgagtcccgaggccatgAGGTTGATAAGGACATGAGGTGCTTGGTAGATCAATACCATCAGTCATATGCCCCATTTCAGCTAGTGACATAGGCCACTTCATGATAAGTGGGGGATGGTTGTGACGGATCAAAGTATGTAATAAGCATGGGCACAACCTTTGTCTCAATGTGTATGTCAAACATTGCAGGCAGTTGTTGGTCTATTCACACCTGTGGAAAGGCTTACAAACCAGCATCATAAAACTAAACAGTTACAGCTTCATTATAACCCGGTGGGTAATGATCTACGATCTCTTGCACAAAGTCTTTAAAATTTGTGGTGTAAGAATCTAAAACCTTCTCGATGCAAAAACAGCTGCAATCCATCCTACAGGTTTTAGGGTCACCAATAAGTTTGATTTCCAATAAGAAGCTCATTTTTGGATCCATCCTGTGACTCAAAACGATACTAAATTCATTACCACTACCACATGTTTCATACATTTCTATTGTGTTTCCTAATAATCGAGCTGAACAATCAATGTCTAATGATGGGGATAATGATATGGTTGAGCACCTTCAGGGAGCCATCATGCCGAGGACTACCCACTGCACTCGCCACCCCCTTCGACTGAGCTCCACGACAACCGCCCACACCCTCCTGAACACTTGACCTCTTGGCAGCCGTGTACCTTGCTCCCGTCAACCGCTCACCGCCCGAGCTCCATGACAGCCGCGCGCCGCCCGCGCACT
Proteins encoded:
- the LOC133906753 gene encoding uncharacterized protein LOC133906753, with amino-acid sequence MKLTIPEDVRAKAEVYVGDAAGQEKTQLLLEETGLPSGLLPLKDIIECGYVEETGFVWLKQRRKVDHYFAKAGRHVSYGAEVSAFAEKGRLKKITGVKAKEMLIWVTLHEICVDDPPTGKLTCKAIGGLSRSFPVEAFEADGPPPPAKPADAVANGNSSAVAAEELTKKQTAEEEKEEETKKETAEEEETKKETAEEDNNKKEKEDTAAIAAINEIDGKLKEMSTEVVHAEAVAAEN